The proteins below are encoded in one region of Chrysemys picta bellii isolate R12L10 chromosome 4, ASM1138683v2, whole genome shotgun sequence:
- the LOC122174852 gene encoding late histone H2A.1-like: protein MSGHGKRKAKPWSSRSQSKRAGLQFPVSRVHRYLKKGRYAVRISPSAAVYLASVLQYLSAEVLEAAGYVTQAKGYQRIMPRHILLGIKCDDELHKLFNHVTIPQGGVPPRIEKPLLTKKTNKKSVSRKRAAPC from the coding sequence ATGTCTGGACACGGCAAGAGGAAGGCAAAGCCCTGGTCTTCAAGATCCCAGTCAAAGAGGGCTGGTTTGCAATTCCCCGTGAGCCGTGTTCACCGGTACCTGAAGAAGGGGCGCTATGCAGTGAGAATAAGCCCCAGTGCTGCAGTCTACCTGGCTTCTGTGCTACAGTACCTGAGTGCTGAAGTGCTGGAGGCAGCAGGGTATGTGACCCAGGCAAAGGGGTACCAACGCATCATGCCAAGGCATATCCTGCTGGGCATTAAGTGTGACGACGAACTGCATAAACTGTTCAACCATGTGACTATTCCCCAAGGAGGTGTCCCGCCCAGAATTGAGAAGCCACTTCTGACCAAGAAAACCAATAAAAAGTCTGTGAGTAGAAAGAGAGCTGCCCCCTGCTAG